From a region of the Helianthus annuus cultivar XRQ/B chromosome 5, HanXRQr2.0-SUNRISE, whole genome shotgun sequence genome:
- the LOC110941009 gene encoding auxin response factor 5 isoform X2, with amino-acid sequence MSLQPLNSENDAFPMPDIGSRPSKHPNEFFCKTLTPSDTSTHGGFSAPRRAAEKIFPQLDFSMQPPTQELVVRDLHDNTWTFRHIYRGQPKRHLLTTGWSMFVSAKRLKAGDAVLFIRGGESQLLLGVRRANRQQTDSPSSVLSTDSMHIGVLAAAAHAAANHSPFTISYNPRACPAEFVIPLVKYRKSVYGNQLSVGMRFGMMFETEDSRKRRHMGTITGISDVDPLRWPSSKWNTLQVEWDEPGCGDKRNRVSPWDIETPESLYIFPRLASTLKRPFNSSFIGEPPEWNNTVAHPFIRATEALNANFSNPSMLTKSQTINNTEPVSLVIQKAIAASDIVKPEPSPIELTINPQTLVNELPIEQLDDVCNGASSVVDQSVSSVVLDEFCGFKDGDYSDPSGYLVNNTFSSGYEFLDTSGGTSSSNGEFNDTGIMRNGSRRQVGPPPRVRTYTKIQKAGSVGRSIDVSRFKNYDGLCSEIERMFELEGLLNDSMSSGWKLVYVDFENDVLLVGDDPWEEFVGSVRCIRILSPCEVRRMGEEGMQLLNNSTAALQALIA; translated from the exons ATGAGCCTTCAACCTTTGAACTCC GAAAATGACGCTTTTCCCATGCCAGATATTGGATCGAGACCGAGCAAACATCCAAATGAGTTCTTTTGCAAGACTTTGACCCCTAGTGATACCAGCACACATGGCGGCTTCTCGGCGCCCCGTAGAGCAGCAGAAAAGATTTTTCCACAATTG GATTTTTCAATGCAACCTCCGACTCAAGAGCTTGTTGTTCGAGATTTGCACGATAATACATGGACATTCCGTCATATATATCGAG GGCAGCCGAAACGGCACCTTTTGACTACAGGTTGGAGTATGTTTGTCAGTGCAAAAAGGCTTAAAGCAGGCGATGCGGTTCTATTTATCAG GGGCGGAGAATCACAATTATTGTTGGGAGTACGGCGCGCAAACCGTCAACAAACGGATTCACCATCTTCGGTTTTATCTACTGATAGCATGCACATAGGAGTTCTTGCTGCTGCAGCTCATGCCGCTGCTAACCATAGCCCGTTTACGATATCCTATAACCCAAG GGCATGCCCTGCGGAATTCGTCATCCCGTTGGTAAAATACAGAAAGTCGGTTTATGGGAATCAACTATCTGTTGGTATGAGGTTTGGAATGATGTTTGAAACCGAGGATTCAAGAAAGCGCAG GCATATGGGGACTATTACAGGTATAAGTGATGTAGATCCATTAAGGTGGCCTAGCTCGAAGTGGAATACTCTTCAG GTGGAGTGGGATGAACCAGGGTGTGGTGATAAGCGAAACCGAGTGAGTCCGTGGGACATCGAGACCCCCGAAAGTCTTTATATTTTCCCTCGACTCGCTTCAACCCTAAAACGACCCTTCAACTCTAGCTTCATAGGAGAACCGCCCGAATGGAATAATACAGTGGCCCATCCTTTTATTCGGGCCACAGAAGCCTTAAATGCAAACTTTTCAAACCCATCCATGTTAACAAAATCTCAAACCATAAACAATACCGAACCCGTTTCACTAGTTATCCAAAAAGCCATTGCAGCTTCAGACATAGTAAAACCTGAACCGTCACCTATTGAGCTCACCATTAATCCTCAAACTCTTGTAAATGAGCTGCCAATCGAGCAGCTTGATGATGTTTGTAACGGGGCAAGTTCGGTTGTTGATCAATCAGTCTCGAGTGTCGTTTTGGATGAGTTTTGCGGGTTTAAAGATGGTGATTACAGCGATCCTTCGGGTTATTTGGTGAACAACACATTTAGCTCGGGCTATGAATTTCTTGACACCTCAGGAGGGACCTCTTCTAGCAATGGGGAGTTTAATGACACCGGGATCATGCGGAATGGCTCAAGACGACAAGTGGGCCCACCTCCTCGTGTGAGAACCTATACAAAG ATTCAAAAGGCAGGATCAGTAGGAAGATCGATTGATGTATCGAGATTCAAAAACTATGACGGATTGTGTTCTGAAATCGAGAGGATGTTTGAGCTCGAGGGGCTGCTTAATGATTCTATGAGTTCCGGATGGAAATTGGTGTATGTAGATTTCGAGAATGATGTTCTTCTTGTTGGTGATGATCCATGGGA GGAATTTGTGGGGTCAGTTCGATGCATAAGGATTCTTTCGCCATGTGAAGTTAGGCGTATGGGTGAAGAGGGAATGCAACTCCTGAACAACAGTACCGCCGCATTGCAGGCATTAATTGCATAA
- the LOC110941009 gene encoding auxin response factor 5 isoform X1, with product MNIIEEKIGAGSLLEEVTSLKEMQGQTGVKKTINSELWHACAGPLVTLPQVGSLVYYFPQGHSEQVAATSNRTTTTQVPDYPNLPSQLLCQVLNSTLHADKDTDEIYAQMSLQPLNSENDAFPMPDIGSRPSKHPNEFFCKTLTPSDTSTHGGFSAPRRAAEKIFPQLDFSMQPPTQELVVRDLHDNTWTFRHIYRGQPKRHLLTTGWSMFVSAKRLKAGDAVLFIRGGESQLLLGVRRANRQQTDSPSSVLSTDSMHIGVLAAAAHAAANHSPFTISYNPRACPAEFVIPLVKYRKSVYGNQLSVGMRFGMMFETEDSRKRRHMGTITGISDVDPLRWPSSKWNTLQVEWDEPGCGDKRNRVSPWDIETPESLYIFPRLASTLKRPFNSSFIGEPPEWNNTVAHPFIRATEALNANFSNPSMLTKSQTINNTEPVSLVIQKAIAASDIVKPEPSPIELTINPQTLVNELPIEQLDDVCNGASSVVDQSVSSVVLDEFCGFKDGDYSDPSGYLVNNTFSSGYEFLDTSGGTSSSNGEFNDTGIMRNGSRRQVGPPPRVRTYTKIQKAGSVGRSIDVSRFKNYDGLCSEIERMFELEGLLNDSMSSGWKLVYVDFENDVLLVGDDPWEEFVGSVRCIRILSPCEVRRMGEEGMQLLNNSTAALQALIA from the exons ATGAATATTATTGAAGAGAAGATTGGGGCAGGAAGTTTACTTGAGGAGGTGACATCGTTGAAGGAAATGCAGGGTCAAACTG GGGTGAAAAAGACAATAAATTCAGAATTATGGCATGCATGTGCTGGCCCCTTGGTAACCTTACCACAGGTTGGAAGCCTCGTTTATTATTTCCCACAAGGGCATAGTGAACAG GTCGCGGCCACATCAAATAGAACGACAACAACTCAAGTTCCTGACTACCCGAATCTTCCTTCTCAGTTATTATGCCAAGTTCTAAATTCCACTCTACAT GCTGACAAAGATACCGATGAGATCTATGCCCAAATGAGCCTTCAACCTTTGAACTCC GAAAATGACGCTTTTCCCATGCCAGATATTGGATCGAGACCGAGCAAACATCCAAATGAGTTCTTTTGCAAGACTTTGACCCCTAGTGATACCAGCACACATGGCGGCTTCTCGGCGCCCCGTAGAGCAGCAGAAAAGATTTTTCCACAATTG GATTTTTCAATGCAACCTCCGACTCAAGAGCTTGTTGTTCGAGATTTGCACGATAATACATGGACATTCCGTCATATATATCGAG GGCAGCCGAAACGGCACCTTTTGACTACAGGTTGGAGTATGTTTGTCAGTGCAAAAAGGCTTAAAGCAGGCGATGCGGTTCTATTTATCAG GGGCGGAGAATCACAATTATTGTTGGGAGTACGGCGCGCAAACCGTCAACAAACGGATTCACCATCTTCGGTTTTATCTACTGATAGCATGCACATAGGAGTTCTTGCTGCTGCAGCTCATGCCGCTGCTAACCATAGCCCGTTTACGATATCCTATAACCCAAG GGCATGCCCTGCGGAATTCGTCATCCCGTTGGTAAAATACAGAAAGTCGGTTTATGGGAATCAACTATCTGTTGGTATGAGGTTTGGAATGATGTTTGAAACCGAGGATTCAAGAAAGCGCAG GCATATGGGGACTATTACAGGTATAAGTGATGTAGATCCATTAAGGTGGCCTAGCTCGAAGTGGAATACTCTTCAG GTGGAGTGGGATGAACCAGGGTGTGGTGATAAGCGAAACCGAGTGAGTCCGTGGGACATCGAGACCCCCGAAAGTCTTTATATTTTCCCTCGACTCGCTTCAACCCTAAAACGACCCTTCAACTCTAGCTTCATAGGAGAACCGCCCGAATGGAATAATACAGTGGCCCATCCTTTTATTCGGGCCACAGAAGCCTTAAATGCAAACTTTTCAAACCCATCCATGTTAACAAAATCTCAAACCATAAACAATACCGAACCCGTTTCACTAGTTATCCAAAAAGCCATTGCAGCTTCAGACATAGTAAAACCTGAACCGTCACCTATTGAGCTCACCATTAATCCTCAAACTCTTGTAAATGAGCTGCCAATCGAGCAGCTTGATGATGTTTGTAACGGGGCAAGTTCGGTTGTTGATCAATCAGTCTCGAGTGTCGTTTTGGATGAGTTTTGCGGGTTTAAAGATGGTGATTACAGCGATCCTTCGGGTTATTTGGTGAACAACACATTTAGCTCGGGCTATGAATTTCTTGACACCTCAGGAGGGACCTCTTCTAGCAATGGGGAGTTTAATGACACCGGGATCATGCGGAATGGCTCAAGACGACAAGTGGGCCCACCTCCTCGTGTGAGAACCTATACAAAG ATTCAAAAGGCAGGATCAGTAGGAAGATCGATTGATGTATCGAGATTCAAAAACTATGACGGATTGTGTTCTGAAATCGAGAGGATGTTTGAGCTCGAGGGGCTGCTTAATGATTCTATGAGTTCCGGATGGAAATTGGTGTATGTAGATTTCGAGAATGATGTTCTTCTTGTTGGTGATGATCCATGGGA GGAATTTGTGGGGTCAGTTCGATGCATAAGGATTCTTTCGCCATGTGAAGTTAGGCGTATGGGTGAAGAGGGAATGCAACTCCTGAACAACAGTACCGCCGCATTGCAGGCATTAATTGCATAA